Proteins from a single region of Spodoptera frugiperda isolate SF20-4 chromosome 8, AGI-APGP_CSIRO_Sfru_2.0, whole genome shotgun sequence:
- the LOC118275281 gene encoding probable Rho GTPase-activating protein CG5521 isoform X2 produces MFTKKSHQDVKKSTVKIQDSKKDSATRLKHLKIVLEHFDTDEAKNYFEGNFSHVYFILYDNFIQAENNLRQRELPFHLVHKAGREELEGALSLLDKVLCLLPELIGKRWQLHSLTRIFSKLLHSGNSQKLRAEAIRYFLLWYQALGDNAPNEVHKMFATLVPGMPEPTLMPIGSPLKPNITANETHGSGDFSIEDIMHHPNFNSAADNAKKVVVEQTPTGIMGKIANVSASIFHDTNALNPVQSVEIQPLLPPSANEKAVDNETKYFFDILLDGMATSVTKIQWRDRCHTKAMRCFAFLLEKFKIYYLPVICPQFNVKNSLYKPNLELPVQHNILEDDYVLCRVTLIKWVASYAHFMKKQGSDGGQPSSMTSTGSHMPHSNTPTPATSLHHEEETSFTVGHPSDSSRASSHDSASNTPHPSLESGSGVFEELSSELVVRDVLCCSSREHVDFTIEVLRQAFLLPFSHAAAVRRVIALYKDWIQMNVAEMPPFLMENTFEQQGGGEPAIPPRRLRNDSYLGAVGRDNIMVRAGLQNVLQIFMTQAANVFLASASPVAPPGALNQQQLLEEQTDTCKRVLNIYRYMVMHVAMDANTWEQLLLVLLQITSLVLTKVPPKRKQESLGGFLAPALFQTLIVTWIKANLNVAVKPELWQNFMELLTRLTHWEDLIKEWAKTMETLTRVLARHVYSLDLSESSAERGRGGRRLPPAPAPPRPALAHHAAIALSTHTTRTPGKSPKSGHEPHPRKETSTRRQLTRSRSDPHLGKQIQTHTETKEPTNDKTRRWYSLDSLRNSSQHEERDSASGSRSPSPAPSSGVESSSIKDSPLQIDLASDGGNVGSLDIGLPEWTENESGESLGGAGGGEGVGVVMGGRARGWLPDVAAVLWRRMLAALGDPNLLRDPHAHANLYNYLIHLNSTLLKISANQTLNGNTEIHVPFNLVAGWCLEAEALPPSHRAGKLLALRLLCESTQAQGPGAPSSCNNRLHLAHLHLYQRALHHGLTGEDRSVVDVLVEHAAPRYLSLALDGYSLLLLDFVHASTVVLNSSDMGPSCPRTAAVTFLGSLLSLPDGLMNAPMLQPYPHQYNTVSCPDLKEHVLNIVVRVCRREGGAAARCAGACALTAHVCHLLDTRATAPRLPSYVTCLLQMLMMKNKNIAKVVSDCVLALADYTDRIVELYPGLAGKIIKWICACLAQISPSSSRDSVKPLAGSLLLCLAEFAVRCGPTYLMQEKDGDQTLLLMIFKVLYAVMKGTNGSDIEGLSLPVDEDFDPNIQLDNLGPKTTPASTIDVKLWAQTICTQLVLFLGHWPLWTGWQVSSSVCEQHDSPALGGELGPAVLAAPHLQMLRLSDSTLASFIELPALDMPAATTPGLMTSDKQARVLLRDIAGKACWDASALYYDPSVTSTETIEPLELPDTDECPRDNTLSSLPPPLPPDLLPDYKNCPPDKHQLDHVLAYIGHTSPEVVCGRRLDEAGPSPLPPGAEDELVATLVAHRNSERHYLATRDSTSCSYEEDEAPLSAAGVGARPFGVCRALAAQLGTLAPARRTHAHLLRRTDRLLRDLRNLDAQRCRETHKVAVIYVGKGQENRNEILSNRCGSPAYEAFLAALAWEVELESHVGFTGGLRGGGGGGVSAPYVATLTLEALFHVATRMPADTPDAILNKTRHLGNDEVHVVWSEHWRPYKRDTLPTQFCDVLIVLYPLPGGLLRCTVSRKPDVVAFGPLWEECVVRVGCAAALVRAAACCGGRAVRAGLPLYLHAYTERARELAALVAAHSLPTTFEAFVERMRDPVPAGPASHDQGTGRLAAALLDHGASGWSGGGDNHGVSPRPSKRLGPFKRPPQAAAPGPHTAPPLSGPPPLSGPTLLSGPPPLTAPAPGSRRNR; encoded by the exons ATGTTTACCAAGAAATCTCACCAGGATGTTAAGAAATCAACGGTTAAAATACAAGACTCGAAAAAGGATTCAGCAACCCGattaaaacacttaaaaatCGTTTTAG aaCATTTTGACACAGATGAAGCAAAAAATTATTTTGAAGGCAACTTCAGTCATGTATACTTCATACTATATGACAACTTCATCCAGGCTGAAAATAATTTACGACAACGAG AACTTCCATTTCATCTCG TACATAAGGCAGGCAGAGAGGAGCTAGAAGGGGCATTGTCCCTTCTAGACAAAGTACTATGCCTTCTGCCGGAGCTGATCGGGAAAAGATGGCAGTTACACTCATTGACGAGAATATTTTCGAAACTCCTCCATAGCGGGAACTCGCAGAAACTGAGAGCAGAGGCTATAAG ATACTTCCTGCTGTGGTATCAGGCGCTTGGTGACAATGCTCCGAATGAAGTACATAAAATGTTCGCCACTCTCGTGCCCGGCATGCCTGAACCCACCCTAATGCCAATCGGATCTCCTCTGAAACCAAATATTACGGCAAACGAGACCCATGGCTCCGGGGACTTCAGTATAGAGGATATAATGCACCATCCCAACTTCAACTCCGCAGCAGACAATGCTAAAAAGGTCGTGGTTGAACAAACTCCTACAGGAATTATGGGGAAGATAGCCAATGTATCAGCTTCAATATTCCACGACACCAACGCTCTAAACCCAGTCCAAAGTGTAGAGATCCAACCGCTCCTGCCACCAAGTGCCAATGAAAAGGCTGTtgacaatgaaacaaaatatttcttcgATATACTCCTCGATGGAATGGCCACGTCCGTCACGAAGATCCAGTGGAGGGACAGATGTCACACGAAGGCAATGAGATGTTTCGCATTTCTGTTGGAGaaatttaagatttattatttgcCTGTTATCTGTCCACAGTTTAATGTCAAAAATTCGTTGTATAAACCTaatttag AACTGCCAGTCCAACACAACATACTAGAAGACGACTACGTGCTATGCAGAGTAACGTTAATCAAATGGGTAGCAAGTTACGCGCATTTCATGAAGAAGCAAGGCAGTGACGGTGGTCAGCCTTCTTCCATGACCAGCACCGGGTCTCACATGCCCCACTCGAATACTCCTACACCTGCAACTTCGCTACACCATGAGGAAGAAACCTCTTTCACTGTTGGACATCCCTCGGATTCCAGCAGAGCATCGTCTCATGATTCCGCGTCCAATACTCCGCATCCTAGCTTGGAGTCAG GTTCTGGTGTATTTGAAGAGCTAAGTTCGGAGCTAGTAGTGCGTGACGTGCTGTGTTGTTCGTCGCGGGAGCATGTTGACTTCACTATCGAAGTGTTGAGACAAGCCTTCCTACTGCCTTTCTCGCACGCCGCCGCTGTTAGACGCGTCATCGCTTTGTATAAGGATTGGATACAGATGAAC GTGGCAGAAATGCCCCCGTTCCTGATGGAGAACACGTTCGAGCAGCAGGGCGGCGGGGAGCCCGCGATACCGCCGCGGCGCCTGCGCAACGACTCCTACCTCGGTGCTGTTGGACGGGACAATATCATGGTCCGAGCTGGGTTGCAg AACGTGCTACAAATATTCATGACGCAAGCGGCGAACGTGTTCCTAGCGTCCGCCTCGCCAGTGGCGCCACCTGGTGCCCTCAACCAGCAACAGTTGTTGGAGGAACAAACGGACACGTGCAAGCGAGTGCTGAATATCTACAGATACATGGTCATGCATGTCGCTATGGATGCTAATACTTG GGAGCAGTTACTACTGGTGCTATTGCAGATAACATCATTGGTGCTTACTAAAGTGCCACCGAAACGAAAACAAGAGTCTTTAG GAGGGTTTCTGGCACCGGCTTTGTTCCAAACTCTGATAGTGACATGGATCAAGGCGAATTTGAACGTAGCGGTGAAACCCGAGCTGTGGCAGAACTTCATGGAGCTACTCACGAGGCTTACACACTGGGAGGATCTTATCAAGGAGTGGGCG AAAACCATGGAGACATTGACCCGCGTATTAGCGCGGCACGTGTACTCGCTGGACCTGTCGGAGAGCTCGGCGgagcgcgggcgcggcggccggcgcctgccccccgcgcccgcgccgccccgCCCCGCACTGGCGCACCACGCCGCCATCGCACTCTCTACACACACCACACGCACTCCTG GAAAATCACCGAAATCAGGCCATGAACCGCATCCCCGCAAAGAAACAAGCACACGACGACAACTCACGAGGAGTCGCAGTGACCCGCACTTGGGCAAACAGATTCAGACGCATACGG aaaccAAAGAACCAACCAACGACAAGACAAGGAGATGGTATTCTTTAGATTCTTTACGAAACTCATCGCAACACGAGGAGAGAGATTCGGCCAGTG GGTCACGGTCGCCGTCTCCCGCTCCTTCAAGTGGCGTAGAAAGCAGTTCCATCAAAGATTCTCCACTGCAAATAGACTTGGCGTCAGATGGCGGCAATGTCG GTTCATTGGATATCGGTCTGCCAGAATGGACGGAGAACGAGTCGGGGGAGTCGCTAGGCGGTGCGGGTGGGGGGGAGGGGGTGGGGGTTGTGATGGGGGGGCGGGCGAGGGGGTGGCTGCCTGACGTGGCGGCCGTGCTGTGGCGCCGCATGCTGGCCGCGCTGGGGGACCCCAACCTACTGCGGGACCCGCACGCACACGCCAACCTCTACAACTATCTCATACATCTCAACAGTACGCTGCTCAAG ATAAGTGCGAACCAGACGCTCAATGGGAACACGGAGATCCACGTACCGTTCAACTTGGTGGCGGGCTGGTGTCTCGAGGCCGAGGCGCTGCCTCCCTCGCACAG GGCGGGTAAGCTCCTGGCACTGCGTTTACTATGCGAGTCGACGCAGGCGCAGGGCCCGGGCGCGCCCTCCTCCTGCAACAACCGCCTGCATCTCGCACACCTGCACCTTTACCAACGAGCTCTTCATCATG GTCTAACCGGTGAGGATCGCTCAGTGGTAGACGTGTTGGTGGAGCATGCAGCGCCGCGCTACCTGTCGCTGGCGCTGGACGGCTACTCGTTACTGCTACTGGACTTCGTGCACGCCTCCACTGTCGTACTTAACTCTTCCGATATGGGTCCTTCG TGTCCACGCACAGCGGCGGTGACGTTCCTCGGCTCGCTGCTGTCTCTACCGGACGGGCTGATGAACGCGCCCATGTTGCAGCCCTACCCCCACCAATACAACACCGTATCCTGTCCTGACCTCAAG GAGCACGTGCTAAACATAGTAGTGCGAGTATGTCGCCGTGAGggcggggcggcggcgcggtGCGCGGGCGCATGTGCCCTGACGGCGCACGTCTGCCATCTACTGGACACGCGCGCCACCGCGCCGCGTCTGCCTTCATACGTCACCTGCTTGCTGCAGATGCTTATG ATGAAGAACAAGAACATAGCGAAGGTGGTGAGTGACTGCGTTCTGGCGCTCGCTGACTACACGGACAGGATCGTCGAGCTCTACCCCGGACTAGCTG GTAAAATCATCAAGTGGATATGCGCATGTTTAGCGCAGATCTCgcccagtagttccagagactCGGTGAAGCCTTTAGCTGGTTCTCTATTACTGTGCCTGGCTGAGTTCGCGGTGAGATGTGGACCCACTTACCTGATGCAGGAGAAGGATGGAGACCAGACACTGCTGCTTATGATATTTAAG gTACTATACGCTGTGATGAAAGGCACTAATGGATCTGACATAGAAGGCCTGTCGCTGCCCGTGGACGAGGACTTCGACCCGAACATACAGCTGGACAACCTGGGACCAAAGACAACGCCCGCCTCTACTATAGACGTCAAATTATGGGCACAAACG ATATGCACCCAGCTGGTCCTGTTCCTGGGCCACTGGCCGCTGTGGACCGGCTGGCAGGTGTCGTCGTCGGTGTGCGAGCAACACGACAGCCCGGCGCTGGGCGGCGAGCTGGGGCCCGCCGTGCTGGCCGCGCCGCATCTGCAGATGCTGCGCCTTAGTGACTCTACGCTCGCCTCCTTTATAGAACTGCCCGCCTTGGACATGCCTGCCGCTACCACGCCTG GTCTAATGACATCGGACAAGCAGGCGCGAGTGTTGCTCCGCGACATAGCGGGCAAGGCGTGCTGGGACGCGTCGGCGCTCTACTACGACCCTTCTGTCACCTCTACGGAAACTATAGAACCGCTGGAGTTGCCCGACAC TGATGAATGTCCAAGAGACAACACACTGTCATCTCTCCCGCCGCCACTACCTCCAGACTTGCTACCGGACTACAAGAACTGCCCGCCGGATAAACATCAATTGGACCAT GTACTAGCATACATCGGTCACACATCCCCCGAGGTGGTGTGTGGGCGGAGACTGGACGAGGCCGGCCCGTCCCCCCTACCCCCCGGGGCTGAGGACGAACTGGTGGCCACGCTGGTAGCACATCGGAATAGTGAACGACATTACTTGGCTACTAGGGACAG TACGTCGTGTAGCTACGAAGAGGACGAAGCCCCGCTGAGCGCGGCGGGCGTGGGCGCGCGGCCCTTCGGCGTGTGTCGCGCGCTGGCCGCGCAGCTGGGCACGCTGGCGCCCGCGCGACGGACGCACGCGCATCTACTGCGCCGCACCGACCGACTGCTGCGGGACCTCAGGAACCTGGACGCGCAGAG ATGTCGTGAGACGCACAAAGTGGCCGTGATATACGTAGGCAAAGGCCAGGAGAACCGCAACGAGATCCTCTCCAATAGATGCGGGAGTCCTGCTTACGAAGCCTTCCTTGCTGCGCTGGCGTGGGAG gTAGAGTTGGAGAGCCACGTTGGGTTTACGGGCGGTCTGCGAggcggcgggggcggcgggGTGAGCGCGCCCTACGTGGCCACGCTGACGCTCGAGGCCTTGTTCCACGTCGCTACCAGGATGCCCGCCGACACACCCGATGCTATCCTCAATAAG ACTCGCCACCTGGGTAACGACGAGGTGCACGTGGTGTGGAGCGAGCACTGGCGGCCGTACAAGCGCGACACGTTGCCCACACAGTTCTGTGACGTGCTCATAGTACTGTATCCGCTGCCCGGAGGACTACTGCGCTGCACCGTGTCTAGGAAACCTGAT GTGGTGGCGTTCGGTCCGCTGTGGGAGGAGTGCGTGGTGCGCGTGGGGTGCGCGGCGGCGCTGGTGCGCGCGGCGGCGTGCTGCGGCGGGCGGGCCGTGCGCGCCGGCCTGCCGCTGTACCTGCACGCCTACACGGAGCGCGCGCGCGAGCTGGCCGCGCTCGTGGCCGCGCACTCGCTGCCCACCACCTTCGAGGCCTTCGTCGAGCGCATGCGCGACCCCGTGCCCGCCGGCCCCGCGTCGCACG ATCAAGGCACGGGTCGACTTGCCGCAGCCTTGCTGGACCACGGCGCTAGTGGTTGGAGTGGAGGTGGAGACAACCATGGCGTATCCCCGCGGCCCTCTAAGCGGCTGGGTCCATTCAAGCGGCCCCCCCAGGCTGCGGCCCCCGGCCCCCACACAGCGCCCCCACTGTCAGGGCCACCCCCACTGTCGGGACCGACCCTTCTGTCAGGGCCGCCCCCTCTCACCGCCCCCGCCCCCGGCTCCCGCCGCAACCGGTGA